Part of the Rhizobium viscosum genome is shown below.
AAGCCGGATCAGCTCGCCATCGCCGCGAGCCGTCAACAACCATTCCATCAGGAAGGTGTGCGCGAGGCCGGCAAGCGCCGGTGAGAAATGCGCGCTGTGCTGGACGGCGTCGCGGAACGCCCTCCGGGCGCGACGGATATCCGGCAAGGAAAGCCGCTTCATGTCCCGGAAACCGAGTAGATAACTGTGGTAGGCGGCCGGATTGCTTTCGAAAGCTCCGCGCACGCTCTCGTTCTGGCGGATTTGCCTGGAGAGCTCCTTGGCAATGCGCCGCGCGATCTCACGCCGGTCGATGATCAGGTCGTATTTTTCGAGGCTGAAGCGCTCGGCCCAGATGACCTCGTCATTCGCGGCATAGACGAGCTGGACGAACAGCGACGGCGTGCCGCCGCCGGCTGTCAACCGCGTGTCGAGAATATAGGAGATCGAATGGCGGAGGATCATGCCCGACCGGTCGGCGTGACGGGCGATCTGTGTGGCAGTATGGGGTGCAACGACCGAGACGCTGTTCAAGGCGCAAAGGCCGATGGTCACGTCCTCGATCAGCGCCTCCGAAAGTATCGGCTTGAGACCGGCCGCACCGGCTTCGGCCGGCGGCAACAGGGCGAGGCGAGGCAAAGGAGCGGCTTTCAGAATGACGCCGCTTTCCATCGCCGGTGCCGCTGGCAAGGCTGGTGTCCTGCTGGCATCGAAAATTTTGCGCACTTCCTTCAGGGCCTGCAGATCGAGTCCGATCTCCAGCGAGCGCTGGAGATCGCGGCTGCGGCTCTCAAAAAGCTGCCTGGCGTTTTCCAGATGCCCTTCGGCCTCATAGGCTTGCAGCAGGATATGGCGGATGTTTTCGTCATCGGGGGCATCGCGGAAGATCCTGAGCGCAGCCTCCTTGATAAGGCTAATATCGGCCCGTGAACGCGCTTCCGGCAGTGCTCGCTTCAGCGCGTCGACGAGGATTGCCATATGCCGGCTGCGCTCGCTGGATACCCATTCTCGGATGCTGGCGCTTTGATCTGCGAGTTCGGCGAGGAAATTCGATTGCAAAAGCGATACGAGCCTTCGCAGCACGTCGAGAGGATCGGCCGAGGACAGGGTATCAAGTTCAGAGCGGTCGGCGACGAAGGCGCCCCGTCTGATCCGTACACCAGTCGCAGAAAAGACCAGCAGCTCCACGCCGAGTTCTGCCTGCCGTGCCTGGACACGCGAGATCATTTTGCGCAGATTCGCCATGATATCGGGATTGTCAGCGTTGTCCCACAGGAAGCGGGCGAGTGTGCCGCGCGAATATTCGCTGTCAGGTCCGTCGAGCAGATAGCAAAGCGTCAACAAGCCCTTTTCGGGGAAGGATACAGGCTCTCCCGCCGCGTTCAGCAGCCGCAATGCCCCGAATGATTCGAGCCTGAGAGACATGGGACGGTATCGTCCGCTTTCACTCTCTGCGGGATTCGGGCTCGTCCATTCTCAGCACGTTCAGCGGAATGTCGCTGCTTTCGGCCTGCGCCATCGCCTTGACGAGCGAGATGATCGTCTCGCGAATGCGCCGGTCCTCGATCTTCACGAAGGCTCTGTTGAGGACGAGACCCTCCTTCGACCGCAGAAATTCTGTGACTGGATCGGCGGGGGCAGACAAATCGAGGCCGGCAAGGCTCGGCGGTTCCAAATCATCCTGCTCGAAAAAGAAGGCCGGCGAGGTGCGCAGGACTTCGGCAATCCTCTGCAGGCGGCTTGCGCCGATGCGGTTGATGCCCTTTTCGTATTTCTGCACCTGCTGGAAGGTCACCCCGATCTGTTCGGCAAGCCTCTCCTGGCTCATGCCGAGAAGCTGCCTGCGTCTGCGCATACGCATGCCGACATAGGTATCAATCGCGTTCGGTGTCTTGACGTTCATGGCCTACCTTCTGTCTCTTTCGCATTTCAGTGCATTGACTTGTAGACGGCATCGCGCCGCTTTTCTATGATTTGTTTTTGAGATCAAATGATGGCCGATCTTGACCGGCTCGGCTTTCTCGACTCTTCGATGATCGGGCGTTCGTTTTGGAGATCAATTTTCATCTAA
Proteins encoded:
- a CDS encoding helix-turn-helix domain-containing protein: MNVKTPNAIDTYVGMRMRRRRQLLGMSQERLAEQIGVTFQQVQKYEKGINRIGASRLQRIAEVLRTSPAFFFEQDDLEPPSLAGLDLSAPADPVTEFLRSKEGLVLNRAFVKIEDRRIRETIISLVKAMAQAESSDIPLNVLRMDEPESRRE
- a CDS encoding SARP family transcriptional regulator, translating into MSLRLESFGALRLLNAAGEPVSFPEKGLLTLCYLLDGPDSEYSRGTLARFLWDNADNPDIMANLRKMISRVQARQAELGVELLVFSATGVRIRRGAFVADRSELDTLSSADPLDVLRRLVSLLQSNFLAELADQSASIREWVSSERSRHMAILVDALKRALPEARSRADISLIKEAALRIFRDAPDDENIRHILLQAYEAEGHLENARQLFESRSRDLQRSLEIGLDLQALKEVRKIFDASRTPALPAAPAMESGVILKAAPLPRLALLPPAEAGAAGLKPILSEALIEDVTIGLCALNSVSVVAPHTATQIARHADRSGMILRHSISYILDTRLTAGGGTPSLFVQLVYAANDEVIWAERFSLEKYDLIIDRREIARRIAKELSRQIRQNESVRGAFESNPAAYHSYLLGFRDMKRLSLPDIRRARRAFRDAVQHSAHFSPALAGLAHTFLMEWLLTARGDGELIRLAEDYANRAIVADPSLASGFHQLGVAKLYLNDLDESLVALKVAEELSPHYADGIASYADTLVHASRPADGLAKIERAISLNPLSPADYLWAKAGANFALFRYTEALDAISKMDDRTPADRLAAACWAMLGDMKNARLYMRKARETNPDFDLDRWLTLVPFKEAWQKEQYCEALQKAGF